One genomic region from Coleofasciculaceae cyanobacterium encodes:
- a CDS encoding ScpA family protein, translating into MTITPAQEAIANLINLAERGEIDPWDVPVISIIDRFLAELGLIGETETPQQEADLPRSGQAFLWASMLVLFKADSLHLLPEDLVEIEEEEFLEAEIYLDQRRSLPANLEQHLRRRTSVQPVGKRRVTLQELIEQLEHIAAEIEAAASDGTPRRLQSSRSAAIKAIAQLAHNENLTELAAQLESFLHLNLPNLSPGQDYVDWEQLLKKWQIEESAKTEATKHLNSDRAGIFWALLLLSAQSKVELFQEEFYQDLSIRPLNSCRQT; encoded by the coding sequence ATGACTATAACTCCTGCACAAGAAGCGATCGCCAATTTAATCAACCTGGCAGAAAGAGGGGAAATCGATCCTTGGGATGTTCCCGTAATTAGTATTATCGATCGTTTCTTAGCCGAACTTGGGCTAATAGGCGAAACTGAAACACCCCAACAAGAGGCAGATCTTCCTCGTTCGGGTCAAGCGTTTCTTTGGGCATCAATGCTAGTGCTATTTAAAGCCGACAGCCTCCATTTATTACCAGAAGACTTAGTAGAAATCGAAGAAGAGGAATTTTTGGAAGCAGAAATTTACCTCGATCAAAGGCGATCGCTTCCAGCTAACTTAGAACAGCACTTGCGTCGTCGTACTTCCGTCCAGCCAGTTGGTAAACGCCGTGTCACCCTACAGGAACTGATCGAGCAGCTAGAACACATTGCAGCCGAAATTGAAGCAGCGGCAAGTGATGGTACTCCCCGTCGTTTACAAAGTTCTCGTAGTGCAGCTATTAAGGCGATCGCCCAACTAGCCCACAATGAAAATCTAACCGAGTTAGCAGCACAGTTAGAGAGTTTTCTCCATCTTAATTTGCCGAATCTATCTCCAGGTCAAGACTATGTTGATTGGGAACAGCTATTAAAAAAATGGCAGATTGAAGAATCAGCAAAAACAGAAGCGACAAAACACTTAAATTCAGATCGAGCAGGAATCTTTTGGGCACTGCTGTTGCTTTCGGCACAATCAAAAGTAGAATTATTTCAAGAAGAATTCTATCAGGATTTAAGCATTCGTCCCTTAAATTCATGTCGCCAAACTTGA
- the pdxH gene encoding pyridoxamine 5'-phosphate oxidase encodes MDSSIADLRQNYTLAGLSETDIEPNPIEQFNTWFQQALDADLIEPNAMTLATATSDGKPTARIVLLKGVSDRGFVFYTNYESQKGQQLIANPYAALVFLWDKLERQVRIEGKVEQLQSEESAKYFHSRPKASQLGAWASDQSRVIPNREVLEQKLADLQKKYSGDATVPLPQHWGGFRVIPNHIEFWQGRSSRLHDRLVYDLQADGSWSIKRLSP; translated from the coding sequence GTGGATTCATCGATCGCCGATCTAAGACAAAACTACACCCTAGCAGGATTATCCGAAACTGATATCGAGCCAAACCCAATCGAGCAGTTTAATACTTGGTTTCAACAGGCTTTAGACGCAGACTTAATTGAACCAAACGCGATGACTTTGGCTACTGCTACCTCTGATGGTAAACCCACTGCCAGAATTGTCTTACTTAAGGGAGTAAGCGATCGCGGTTTTGTCTTCTATACCAACTATGAAAGTCAGAAGGGACAACAGCTAATTGCCAACCCCTATGCAGCCCTGGTCTTTCTTTGGGATAAACTAGAACGACAAGTACGTATTGAAGGTAAAGTCGAGCAGTTACAGTCAGAAGAATCAGCTAAGTATTTCCATAGTCGTCCCAAGGCTTCTCAACTAGGTGCGTGGGCATCAGATCAAAGCCGAGTCATTCCCAATCGCGAAGTATTAGAACAAAAGCTAGCTGATTTGCAAAAAAAATATAGTGGTGATGCAACTGTGCCTCTGCCTCAACATTGGGGGGGATTTCGCGTAATACCCAACCATATAGAATTTTGGCAGGGTCGTTCTAGTCGTCTTCACGATCGCTTAGTATATGATTTACAAGCCGATGGTAGTTGGTCAATCAAGCGATTATCACCATAG
- the fetB gene encoding iron export ABC transporter permease subunit FetB, which produces MDDLIALDTVDLVLSLGLIGMAIALSLWRKLGLEKQLVYSSARSLMQLIAIGYILDIVFAIDNWLVVLGILGIMIMIASIVTRNRIDQKLPGLLPTVILSLVASSAFTLGYVILLIVQPDRWYEPQYLIPLAGMLFGNAMNGASLAGERLLNSINQNRLEIETHLSLGATGKQAISGYQQEAIRTGLIPTLNNMVVIGLVSLPGMFTGQVLGGSNPRDAASYQILILFAIVLVNLITTILITEGIYKRFFNQDEQLVM; this is translated from the coding sequence GTGGATGATTTAATCGCCTTAGATACGGTTGATTTAGTTTTAAGCTTGGGCTTGATTGGGATGGCGATCGCCTTATCTCTGTGGCGTAAATTGGGCTTAGAAAAGCAGTTGGTTTATAGTTCGGCGCGTTCTTTAATGCAGCTAATTGCCATTGGCTACATCCTAGATATTGTCTTTGCTATCGACAATTGGCTGGTGGTTTTGGGTATCTTGGGAATAATGATAATGATTGCCTCAATTGTTACCCGTAATCGCATCGATCAGAAGTTACCAGGACTACTACCAACGGTAATTTTGTCTCTTGTCGCTAGCAGCGCTTTTACTCTAGGCTATGTAATTCTTTTAATCGTCCAGCCTGATCGATGGTATGAACCTCAGTATTTGATCCCTTTAGCGGGAATGTTGTTTGGCAATGCCATGAATGGGGCTTCCTTGGCTGGCGAGCGCCTTTTAAATTCGATTAATCAAAACCGTTTAGAAATTGAAACTCATCTAAGTTTGGGTGCTACAGGGAAACAAGCTATCTCTGGTTATCAACAAGAGGCGATTCGCACTGGTTTAATTCCGACGTTAAATAATATGGTGGTAATCGGTTTAGTGAGCCTTCCAGGTATGTTTACAGGACAGGTATTAGGCGGTAGTAATCCCCGCGATGCAGCCTCTTATCAAATTTTGATTTTATTTGCGATCGTTCTAGTTAACCTGATAACTACGATCTTGATTACGGAAGGAATCTACAAACGGTTTTTTAATCAAGATGAGCAGTTGGTTATGTAG
- a CDS encoding amino acid ABC transporter permease, with the protein MTIANIEPGQAPINRITPSQWIKQNLLSSWSNYVLTALSLWLVYWAVSNLTIWAFNQAQWQVIEANFRLFFVGRYPVDDLWRAWVTLGVIVGLGGISWGIFAHHAAKLFNRRILIILSLVAVTCFFVAIPGGIQSSAILIGMLLLLIITALAGKQIGKRFPDISSWLPLLWLLAFSLNIWLLLNGNNVRLDRVSGLMLTIPVAITSIVLCFPFGVLLALGRQSDLPVIRWLSIAYIELIRGVPLITIIFMAQVMLPLVLPADVRPDRIIRAIAGFIIYSAAYLAENVRGGLQSIPRGQSEAAKALGLNSVYSLWFIILPQALKTVIPSMVGQFIALFKDTSLLAIVGLTDLLGMSQSIIANPKYLGRYGEVYLFVAAIYFICCYAMSLASRRLEQ; encoded by the coding sequence ATGACTATAGCAAATATTGAACCAGGTCAAGCTCCTATAAATCGGATTACTCCCAGTCAGTGGATTAAGCAAAATCTTTTAAGTTCCTGGTCTAACTACGTTCTAACCGCTCTTAGTCTGTGGCTAGTTTATTGGGCAGTTTCCAACCTAACTATCTGGGCATTTAATCAGGCGCAGTGGCAGGTAATTGAAGCTAATTTTCGGCTGTTTTTTGTCGGTAGATATCCTGTTGATGATCTGTGGCGCGCCTGGGTAACATTAGGAGTCATTGTCGGCTTGGGAGGAATTTCCTGGGGAATCTTCGCTCATCATGCTGCGAAGTTATTTAATCGGCGGATTCTGATAATTCTCAGTCTGGTTGCTGTCACCTGCTTCTTCGTCGCCATACCAGGCGGAATTCAATCCAGCGCCATCTTAATTGGGATGTTGCTGCTGCTAATTATTACTGCCCTAGCTGGTAAGCAAATCGGCAAAAGGTTTCCTGACATTAGTAGCTGGCTACCTTTACTGTGGTTGTTAGCTTTTAGCTTAAATATTTGGCTGCTGTTAAACGGAAATAATGTTAGATTAGACCGCGTTAGTGGCTTGATGCTAACTATTCCTGTCGCTATTACTAGTATTGTGCTTTGTTTCCCCTTTGGCGTATTGCTGGCGTTGGGCAGGCAAAGCGATCTGCCTGTAATTCGTTGGCTTTCTATTGCCTACATTGAATTAATTCGCGGTGTTCCCTTAATTACCATTATTTTTATGGCGCAGGTAATGTTGCCTCTAGTACTGCCTGCGGATGTCCGTCCAGATCGGATTATTAGAGCGATCGCTGGATTTATAATTTATAGTGCTGCATATCTGGCAGAAAATGTCCGAGGTGGCCTACAGTCGATTCCTCGCGGACAATCCGAAGCAGCAAAAGCTTTAGGTTTAAATTCGGTTTATAGTTTGTGGTTTATTATTTTACCCCAGGCACTCAAAACCGTGATACCTAGTATGGTAGGACAGTTTATTGCCTTATTTAAAGATACCTCGTTGCTGGCGATCGTCGGTCTGACGGACTTATTGGGAATGTCGCAATCGATTATTGCTAATCCCAAATATCTCGGACGCTACGGGGAGGTATATCTCTTTGTGGCAGCAATTTATTTTATCTGTTGTTACGCTATGTCCTTAGCCAGTAGAAGATTAGAACAGTAG
- the tsaB gene encoding tRNA (adenosine(37)-N6)-threonylcarbamoyltransferase complex dimerization subunit type 1 TsaB, translating into MSVLDSHKYAIALHTSTPQLGITVNNYAGDSRTQVWNLGRGLASQLHQYLAEILTPQTWQDLEFIAVAKGPGGFTGTRVGVVTARTIAQQLNIPLFGISNLAAVAAAQNYQGDYGVNQKHRLLAVQMDARGEQLFVGIYQINSQGLQTYRSDTLMTTEVWQKTLAELQLPYQLITADEQIADTVTQVLDLAYADWQQGKHSHWSEVVPYYGQHPVQA; encoded by the coding sequence ATGTCCGTTTTAGATAGCCATAAATATGCGATCGCCCTTCATACTAGTACACCACAACTGGGAATAACTGTTAACAATTATGCAGGTGATAGTCGCACTCAGGTTTGGAACTTGGGGCGAGGTTTGGCATCCCAGCTACATCAATATTTAGCAGAAATTCTGACCCCGCAAACCTGGCAGGATCTTGAGTTTATCGCTGTTGCCAAAGGGCCAGGGGGCTTTACGGGAACTCGCGTGGGGGTAGTTACTGCCCGTACTATTGCTCAACAGCTAAACATTCCTTTATTTGGGATTTCCAACTTAGCCGCCGTGGCAGCAGCCCAAAATTACCAGGGCGATTACGGAGTGAACCAAAAGCACCGCCTTTTAGCCGTCCAGATGGATGCACGAGGAGAACAATTATTTGTCGGCATATATCAGATAAACAGTCAGGGACTCCAGACATACAGGTCAGATACGCTGATGACTACGGAGGTTTGGCAGAAAACTCTGGCTGAGTTACAGCTTCCTTATCAATTAATCACCGCCGACGAGCAAATCGCTGATACAGTGACCCAGGTTTTGGATTTAGCTTACGCTGATTGGCAACAGGGAAAACATTCCCACTGGTCAGAAGTCGTCCCGTATTACGGTCAACATCCAGTACAAGCATAG
- a CDS encoding pitrilysin family protein produces MTSIITRQSKLNAPIIRQLNNGLTIVAEQMPVEAVNLNVWINVGSAKESDEINGMAHFLEHMVFKGTPNLEIGEFEQLIEERGAVTNAATSQDYTHYYITTAPKDFAELAPLQLDVVLNPSLDNEAFEREKLVVLEEIRRSEDSPRRRTFYRSMETCFETLPYRRPVLGPASVIENLRSPQMRDFHGAWYQPQSMTAAVVGNLPVEELIEIVTQGFEQHHSSRDKYPKNSTPSVTPEQPFTKIVRHEYTDESLQQARLVMVWRVPGMENLAQTYALDILAVILGQGKVSRLFRELREEKGLVNQIGVSNMTQTHQGVFYISAALPTENIPEVEQAIAQQIRKMQTEPIAAKDIERIRTQVANRFVFANERPSDRANLYGYYYSQLEDLAPALNYPQHIQSISAEDLQAAAQKYFNPEAYGVVVMKPANH; encoded by the coding sequence ATGACTTCAATTATTACGAGACAGTCAAAACTCAACGCTCCAATCATACGCCAGCTCAATAATGGTTTGACTATTGTTGCCGAACAGATGCCCGTCGAAGCAGTGAACCTGAATGTTTGGATTAATGTAGGTTCAGCCAAAGAAAGCGACGAAATTAACGGCATGGCACACTTTTTGGAACATATGGTGTTTAAAGGTACACCCAACCTAGAAATTGGCGAATTTGAACAGTTAATCGAAGAACGTGGGGCAGTAACTAATGCTGCAACTAGCCAAGACTATACTCATTATTATATAACCACTGCGCCCAAAGATTTTGCGGAACTAGCACCCCTACAGCTAGACGTAGTATTGAACCCAAGTTTGGATAATGAAGCTTTTGAACGGGAAAAATTAGTTGTCTTAGAAGAAATTCGTCGTTCCGAAGACAGTCCTCGTCGTCGTACTTTCTATCGTTCAATGGAAACCTGTTTTGAAACTTTACCCTATCGTCGCCCAGTACTTGGCCCTGCTTCAGTAATTGAAAATTTGCGATCGCCACAAATGCGCGATTTTCATGGTGCTTGGTATCAACCGCAGTCGATGACCGCAGCGGTAGTGGGTAATCTTCCTGTAGAAGAATTAATCGAGATAGTTACTCAAGGATTTGAACAGCATCATAGTTCCCGTGATAAGTATCCAAAAAACAGCACTCCATCAGTAACTCCAGAACAGCCGTTTACCAAGATCGTCCGTCATGAATATACCGACGAGTCTTTACAGCAGGCACGTTTGGTCATGGTTTGGCGTGTTCCGGGAATGGAAAATTTAGCCCAAACCTACGCCTTAGATATTTTGGCGGTAATCTTAGGACAGGGTAAGGTGTCTCGCTTGTTTCGAGAATTGCGAGAAGAAAAAGGTCTAGTTAATCAAATTGGAGTCAGTAATATGACTCAAACCCACCAAGGCGTATTTTATATTTCTGCTGCGTTACCGACAGAAAATATTCCTGAAGTAGAACAGGCGATCGCGCAACAGATTAGAAAGATGCAGACTGAACCTATTGCAGCCAAGGACATCGAACGTATTCGTACTCAAGTAGCTAATCGATTTGTCTTTGCTAATGAACGACCAAGCGATCGCGCCAACCTGTATGGTTACTACTATTCTCAGCTAGAAGATTTAGCCCCAGCCCTTAATTATCCCCAGCATATTCAGTCTATATCCGCCGAAGATTTACAGGCAGCAGCTCAAAAATATTTCAATCCCGAAGCCTATGGTGTGGTGGTGATGAAACCAGCTAATCATTAA
- a CDS encoding rhomboid family intramembrane serine protease, translating into MIPLNDDNPTPSTPIVVYALIAINVVVFLHQMTLGSGLDGFFQLYAVIPQELSASFDGVSTNQPVPEILTLITSQFLHGGLMHIGGNMLFLWTFGDNIEHDLGHVKFLLFYLVCGVLAGLTHWFFGMQSGVPTLGASGAIAGVMGAYLIKYPKAKILTLLPLLIIWTTVRIPAIYFLGFWFVQQAFSSVASLGMPEASGVAYWAHAGGFIFGAILGPMLGLMSDRR; encoded by the coding sequence ATGATTCCCCTTAATGACGACAATCCAACCCCGAGTACTCCGATTGTAGTTTATGCCCTGATCGCTATCAATGTAGTGGTTTTTCTGCACCAAATGACTTTGGGTTCGGGATTAGATGGTTTCTTTCAGCTTTATGCAGTTATTCCCCAAGAGTTAAGTGCTAGCTTTGATGGAGTATCAACTAACCAGCCTGTACCTGAGATTCTGACTTTAATTACTTCGCAATTTCTCCATGGGGGGTTAATGCACATTGGCGGAAATATGCTGTTTCTCTGGACTTTTGGCGATAATATCGAACACGATCTTGGTCACGTCAAATTTCTGCTATTTTATCTGGTTTGCGGAGTTTTAGCAGGTTTAACTCACTGGTTTTTTGGGATGCAGTCTGGCGTACCCACACTTGGGGCGAGTGGCGCGATCGCAGGAGTGATGGGGGCATATTTGATTAAGTATCCTAAAGCCAAAATTTTAACTTTGCTACCCTTGTTGATTATTTGGACTACGGTACGCATCCCAGCGATCTATTTTCTCGGCTTTTGGTTTGTGCAACAGGCGTTTAGTAGTGTGGCATCTTTAGGAATGCCAGAAGCTAGCGGAGTCGCATATTGGGCGCACGCAGGAGGCTTTATCTTTGGGGCTATTTTAGGGCCAATGTTGGGTTTGATGAGCGATCGCCGATAG
- a CDS encoding DUF751 family protein — protein MQDFFQNVSRYPRYLISFSLGIFWFFLQQLKPFLKNPVTAIALVGFFVGGFSLLYLTLEAMLGIS, from the coding sequence ATGCAAGATTTTTTTCAAAACGTTTCCCGCTATCCCCGCTATCTAATCAGTTTTAGTCTAGGAATTTTTTGGTTTTTTTTACAGCAGCTCAAGCCTTTTTTGAAGAATCCCGTAACAGCGATCGCTTTAGTTGGTTTCTTTGTCGGCGGTTTCTCGCTACTATACCTAACCCTAGAGGCAATGCTGGGTATTAGCTAA
- a CDS encoding HAMP domain-containing sensor histidine kinase, producing MNLLFQSTRRRLALWYTTVTAVLLLLFAIGVYFYVRNTLIDRIDDTLKHVVEVVDRSLVIQPLAETKGTYGVNVDASFSQKVNSLEDDRIDLEWFNPQQKLLWSTFEQPIDYPLHPNRSGETVYLTGDRILRQIVQQVELDHRVLGYLRVSHPWFEVTKPINQLTRDLIIGIIIMVFCVWGIGWFLSGIAIKPVQVSYSSLKQFTADASHELRNPIATIQTNVQMALAYPEAEPQLQQRQLQIIERLTQKLGRLVNDLLFLARSDSGMVQLDWQPVPLDALLIDVIEEQRIAATQKGLFLSLHIVEPKIEEDMKEEDIFTVRGDWDYLSRLFTNLIANAIEHTDQSKASAEASVEVELALIKLPLKTMIRESHRQYALQVKVKDNGKGIAESALPHIFDRFYRADPARSPQRQIDSPTGAGLGLAIAKAIVENHQGQITVDSTLEQGTIFCVTLPQNLNS from the coding sequence ATGAACTTACTATTTCAGTCAACTCGTCGTCGGTTAGCTTTGTGGTATACCACAGTGACGGCTGTTCTCTTGTTGCTTTTTGCCATAGGGGTATATTTTTATGTACGCAACACCCTAATAGATCGCATCGATGATACTTTAAAGCACGTTGTCGAAGTGGTAGACCGCTCTTTGGTCATTCAACCCCTAGCAGAAACCAAGGGAACATATGGCGTAAATGTTGATGCTAGCTTTAGTCAAAAGGTGAATAGCTTAGAAGACGATCGCATTGATTTAGAGTGGTTTAATCCGCAACAAAAGTTACTGTGGTCTACCTTTGAGCAGCCGATAGACTATCCTCTCCATCCTAATCGTAGTGGCGAGACGGTTTATCTAACAGGCGATCGCATTTTGCGTCAAATTGTGCAGCAAGTTGAACTAGATCATCGCGTCTTGGGCTATTTAAGGGTAAGTCATCCCTGGTTTGAAGTCACTAAGCCAATCAATCAACTAACCAGAGATTTAATTATTGGTATTATCATAATGGTGTTTTGCGTCTGGGGTATTGGCTGGTTTTTGTCGGGAATTGCCATTAAGCCAGTGCAGGTTTCCTATTCTAGTTTAAAACAGTTTACCGCCGATGCTTCCCATGAGTTACGCAACCCTATTGCCACAATTCAAACTAATGTTCAGATGGCGTTAGCCTATCCCGAAGCCGAACCTCAACTACAGCAAAGACAGCTACAGATTATTGAACGTTTGACTCAAAAATTGGGACGCTTGGTCAATGACTTGCTGTTTCTTGCTCGTTCCGATAGTGGTATGGTGCAGTTGGATTGGCAACCTGTACCTTTAGATGCTTTGTTGATTGATGTGATTGAAGAACAGAGGATAGCGGCTACTCAAAAAGGATTGTTTCTTTCTTTACATATTGTTGAGCCAAAAATTGAAGAAGATATGAAAGAAGAGGATATTTTTACCGTTCGAGGAGACTGGGACTATTTATCTCGTTTGTTTACCAACCTGATTGCTAATGCGATCGAGCATACAGATCAATCCAAAGCATCAGCTGAAGCTTCAGTAGAAGTTGAATTAGCCTTAATTAAACTTCCGCTCAAAACTATGATTAGAGAATCTCATCGTCAATATGCCTTACAGGTGAAGGTAAAAGACAACGGTAAGGGTATAGCTGAATCTGCTTTACCTCACATCTTCGATCGCTTCTATCGTGCAGATCCAGCTCGTTCTCCTCAGCGACAAATAGATAGCCCTACAGGGGCGGGTTTGGGATTGGCGATCGCCAAAGCCATTGTCGAAAATCATCAGGGACAAATCACCGTAGATAGCACTCTCGAGCAAGGAACAATCTTCTGCGTAACTCTCCCTCAAAATCTTAATTCTTAA
- a CDS encoding phosphoglycerate kinase — translation MAKKTVASLTEADVSGKKVLVRADFNVPLDDSGNITDDTRIKAALPTIQDLVGKGGKVILCSHMGRPKGEVKEELRLTPVAKRLSELLGQEVTKCDDCIGDEVAATVNGMSNGQVVLLENLRFHNEETSNDSEFAKQLASNADLYVNEAFGTAHRAHASTEGVTHYLSPSVAGYLIEKELDYLQDAVDNPKRPLAAIIGGSKVSSKIGVIETLLDKCDKLLIGGGMIFTFYKARGLSVGNSLVEEDKLELAKSLEAKAKEQGVELLLPTDVVVADNFAPDANAKAVSINDIPDGWMGLDIGPDSIKVFQDALADCNAVIWNGPMGVFEFDKFAAGTEAIAHTLAGKSDAVTIIGGGDSVAAVEKVGVAEKMSHISTGGGASLELLEGKTLPGIVALDDA, via the coding sequence GTGGCTAAGAAGACAGTCGCGAGTTTGACAGAAGCAGACGTTTCTGGAAAAAAAGTTTTAGTCAGAGCCGATTTTAATGTTCCCTTAGATGATAGCGGCAACATCACCGATGATACTCGCATCAAGGCTGCTCTACCAACGATTCAAGATTTAGTTGGCAAGGGCGGTAAAGTAATCTTATGTAGCCACATGGGTCGTCCAAAAGGTGAAGTCAAAGAAGAATTGCGTCTGACTCCTGTTGCCAAGAGACTTTCTGAGTTGTTGGGACAAGAGGTTACTAAGTGCGATGATTGTATTGGGGATGAAGTAGCTGCTACCGTTAACGGGATGAGCAATGGTCAAGTTGTTTTGTTAGAAAATCTCCGTTTCCATAACGAAGAAACTAGCAACGACTCTGAATTTGCTAAACAGTTAGCTTCCAATGCCGATCTATACGTAAATGAAGCCTTTGGTACTGCTCACCGCGCTCATGCTTCTACTGAGGGCGTAACTCATTACCTGAGTCCTAGCGTTGCTGGATATCTGATTGAGAAAGAACTTGATTATCTTCAGGATGCTGTTGACAACCCCAAGCGCCCTCTAGCAGCGATTATCGGTGGTTCAAAAGTATCAAGTAAAATTGGTGTAATTGAAACTTTATTAGACAAGTGCGACAAGCTACTAATTGGTGGCGGGATGATCTTTACTTTCTATAAAGCTCGTGGTTTGAGCGTTGGTAATTCTCTAGTTGAAGAAGATAAGCTTGAGCTAGCTAAATCTTTGGAAGCCAAAGCCAAAGAGCAAGGCGTTGAATTACTGTTGCCTACTGATGTGGTAGTAGCTGATAACTTCGCCCCTGATGCCAATGCTAAGGCTGTTAGCATTAATGACATTCCTGATGGCTGGATGGGTTTAGATATTGGCCCTGATTCAATTAAAGTATTCCAAGATGCACTAGCAGACTGTAATGCGGTAATTTGGAATGGTCCTATGGGCGTATTTGAATTTGATAAATTCGCGGCTGGTACAGAAGCGATCGCTCATACATTAGCAGGTAAATCTGATGCTGTCACAATCATTGGTGGTGGTGATTCGGTTGCTGCGGTAGAAAAAGTAGGTGTTGCTGAAAAAATGAGCCATATTTCTACTGGTGGTGGTGCCAGCTTAGAATTACTAGAAGGTAAAACTTTACCTGGTATTGTTGCATTAGATGATGCTTAA
- a CDS encoding ankyrin repeat domain-containing protein, with the protein MSWVIFSSIVEKFRASASKQELRLAEAVAANNLTAVKKLLKQGVDPNVRLVDQASKPLLFLVFEKHWFTLPQGKKCDRSKTLYRLIANEKCLRLLLEYGANPNVRDSLGRTVLEIAIVWCLPDIVKLLLLNGADPNLRDKNSLTPLMKAAILGIQDARPMQDKLQIILYLLDSGAEIDAQAADGKTALMYAVGNSRLNIVEFLVNSGASLTITDHQGNKASDIISQSISQQQQVELGKILTQSPSNLIKSEYQQLIREGEQLLAPIIDNQDNSDEMFFKFSSED; encoded by the coding sequence GTGAGCTGGGTGATTTTTAGTAGTATTGTAGAGAAATTTCGGGCGAGCGCTAGCAAACAGGAGTTGAGACTAGCCGAAGCTGTTGCAGCCAATAATCTTACTGCTGTTAAAAAGCTACTCAAGCAAGGAGTAGATCCTAACGTTCGTCTAGTAGATCAAGCTTCTAAACCGTTGCTGTTTCTCGTATTTGAGAAACACTGGTTTACTTTACCTCAGGGGAAAAAGTGCGATCGCTCGAAAACTCTTTATCGCCTGATCGCTAACGAAAAATGCTTGCGTCTCTTGCTCGAATACGGTGCTAATCCTAATGTTAGAGATAGCTTAGGGCGGACTGTTTTAGAGATAGCTATTGTTTGGTGTCTGCCAGATATTGTTAAACTGCTGCTGCTCAACGGTGCCGATCCTAATTTAAGAGACAAAAACAGCCTGACTCCTTTAATGAAAGCGGCTATTTTGGGTATTCAAGATGCTCGTCCGATGCAGGATAAGCTACAAATAATTCTCTATTTGCTAGATAGTGGAGCAGAAATTGATGCTCAAGCAGCAGATGGTAAAACTGCTTTAATGTATGCCGTGGGCAACTCCAGGCTGAATATAGTAGAGTTTTTGGTTAATAGTGGAGCATCATTAACAATTACAGATCATCAGGGAAATAAAGCTAGCGATATAATTAGCCAGAGTATTAGCCAGCAGCAGCAAGTCGAGCTAGGTAAGATTTTGACTCAATCGCCATCAAACTTAATTAAATCTGAGTATCAGCAGTTGATTCGCGAAGGCGAGCAGCTTCTTGCCCCGATTATAGATAACCAAGACAATAGCGACGAAATGTTTTTCAAATTTTCTAGTGAAGATTGA